In Microbacterium enclense, one genomic interval encodes:
- a CDS encoding glycoside hydrolase family 3 N-terminal domain-containing protein, with protein MTSDYRTSRLTPEARTADLLPRLSLEEKVGLMFHTVIESGENGTLVETAGALSASPTSTVVLDKRMNHFNVHGLGTPREAARWANALQALAAQTEHGIPVTISTDPRHAFTENAGASFAARGFSQWPEPLGLAALDDADILEHARIARAEYLAVGIRMALHPQVDLASDARWGRQFQTFGADAERTTRAMLTYLRGFQGDELGPTSVACVTKHFPGAGPQQGGEDAHFPYGREQVYPGGRFAEHLAPFAAAIAAGTAGLMPYYGMPVGLELDGEPVEEVGFAFNRRIVTRLLRESLGYDGIVVTDWELIHDNVAQGQVLPAKAWGVEHLSPSERILKVLDAGCDQFGGEECTDLLLDLVRTGHVAEERIDRSAFRLLALKFRLGLFDDPFVDEDAAAEIGGCAAHREAGFRAQAASVTVLADDGLLPLVAASDRRVYVEGMSAEAARPWGTVVARPEDADVAVVRLPAPYDPRDDLLFESLFHQGSLNYRPGLLARLGSLAKTTRLIVDANLERPAILTPLVETADTVVGTCGVSDEALVAALSGRIAPRGRLPFEIPRSMAAVESSPEDVPNGTADPLFPAGHRLAVSVR; from the coding sequence GTGACCTCGGACTACCGCACCTCCCGTCTGACCCCGGAAGCACGCACCGCCGACCTGCTGCCGCGTCTCTCTCTCGAAGAGAAGGTCGGCTTGATGTTCCACACCGTCATCGAATCCGGAGAGAACGGCACGCTCGTCGAGACCGCCGGCGCACTCAGCGCCTCGCCCACGAGCACGGTCGTCCTCGACAAGCGGATGAACCACTTCAACGTGCACGGACTGGGAACGCCGCGCGAAGCCGCGCGCTGGGCCAACGCGTTGCAGGCTCTGGCAGCGCAGACAGAGCACGGCATCCCGGTCACCATCAGCACCGATCCGCGGCACGCGTTCACCGAGAACGCCGGCGCATCCTTCGCCGCCCGCGGCTTCTCGCAGTGGCCGGAACCGCTCGGCCTGGCTGCGCTCGACGACGCCGACATCCTCGAGCACGCGCGGATCGCCCGCGCGGAGTATCTCGCCGTCGGCATCCGGATGGCCCTGCACCCGCAGGTCGACCTCGCGAGCGACGCCCGCTGGGGACGGCAGTTCCAGACCTTCGGAGCGGATGCCGAGCGCACCACGCGTGCGATGCTCACGTACCTGCGCGGGTTCCAGGGCGACGAGCTCGGCCCGACGTCCGTGGCCTGCGTGACCAAGCATTTCCCCGGAGCGGGGCCCCAGCAGGGCGGGGAGGACGCGCATTTCCCGTACGGCCGAGAACAGGTCTACCCCGGTGGACGCTTCGCCGAGCATCTCGCGCCGTTCGCCGCCGCGATCGCCGCCGGGACCGCCGGGCTGATGCCGTACTACGGGATGCCAGTCGGACTCGAGCTCGACGGGGAGCCGGTCGAAGAGGTCGGTTTCGCGTTCAACCGCCGCATCGTGACGCGACTTCTGCGCGAGTCCCTCGGCTACGACGGGATCGTGGTGACCGACTGGGAGCTGATCCACGACAACGTGGCGCAGGGGCAGGTCCTCCCGGCCAAGGCGTGGGGGGTCGAGCATCTGTCTCCCTCCGAACGTATCCTCAAGGTCCTCGACGCCGGGTGCGACCAGTTCGGCGGCGAGGAATGCACCGACCTGCTGCTCGACCTCGTCCGCACGGGCCACGTCGCCGAGGAGCGCATCGACCGATCCGCGTTCCGCCTGCTCGCGCTCAAGTTCCGGCTCGGCCTGTTCGACGACCCCTTCGTCGACGAGGACGCCGCGGCCGAGATCGGCGGGTGCGCCGCGCACCGCGAAGCGGGGTTCCGCGCCCAGGCGGCCTCCGTGACCGTCCTCGCGGACGACGGGCTCCTGCCGCTCGTAGCCGCGTCAGACCGGCGCGTCTACGTCGAGGGCATGTCCGCCGAGGCCGCCCGCCCCTGGGGGACCGTCGTCGCACGTCCCGAAGACGCCGACGTCGCGGTCGTGCGCCTGCCCGCGCCCTACGACCCGCGCGACGACCTCCTCTTCGAGTCCCTCTTCCATCAGGGGTCGCTGAACTACCGTCCGGGTCTGCTCGCACGCCTCGGCTCCCTCGCGAAGACGACCCGCCTCATCGTCGACGCGAACCTGGAACGACCGGCCATCCTGACGCCGCTCGTCGAGACCGCCGACACCGTCGTCGGCACGTGCGGGGTGAGTGACGAGGCGCTGGTCGCCGCGCTCTCCGGCCGCATCGCCCCGCGTGGCCGCCTTCCCTTCGAGATCCCCCGGTCGATGGCCGCCGTCGAGAGCTCCCCGGAGGACGTGCCCAACGGCACGGCGGATCCGCTCTTCCCGGCCGGCCACCGACTCGCGGTGTCCGTCCGATGA
- a CDS encoding carbohydrate ABC transporter permease: protein MTATTDTRPQRTAAQPRERGILSSFDWRRPRIFVGWRAMHIVLLIGLVALGAVPLLWMLRAAISSTTDLLQHPLSLVPSPAKWENIPDAWNLLSIGQYLGNTVVLVGGSWIVQLVVSATAGFALAVIRPWYGRAVYGAILLTLFVPGTVTLIALYLTVLDLPLLHVSLTDTPWAVWLPAGANAFTILLVKQFFEDIPRDLFEAAQLDGAGWFTIFWRIVLPMSRPILAVVSLLSIMTAWKEFLWPLIVLTDPETQPLAVALPRLAQATDPAYLIAGLLIASIPPILIFLIFQRSIVTGIGFTGLKG from the coding sequence ATGACCGCGACGACCGACACCCGCCCCCAGCGAACCGCCGCGCAGCCGCGCGAACGCGGCATCCTGTCCAGCTTCGACTGGCGCCGACCGCGCATCTTCGTCGGGTGGCGCGCGATGCACATCGTCTTGCTCATCGGTCTCGTGGCCCTCGGGGCGGTCCCGCTGCTATGGATGCTGCGCGCGGCCATCTCGTCTACGACGGATCTCCTGCAGCATCCCCTCAGCCTCGTCCCCAGCCCCGCGAAGTGGGAGAACATCCCCGACGCGTGGAACCTTCTGTCGATCGGTCAGTATCTCGGCAACACCGTGGTGCTCGTGGGCGGATCGTGGATCGTCCAGCTCGTCGTGTCCGCCACTGCCGGGTTCGCTCTCGCCGTGATCCGCCCGTGGTACGGACGCGCCGTCTACGGGGCGATCCTGCTGACGCTCTTCGTCCCCGGAACGGTCACGCTGATCGCGCTGTACCTCACGGTGCTCGACCTGCCCCTGCTGCACGTGAGCCTCACCGACACCCCGTGGGCGGTGTGGCTGCCCGCGGGAGCGAACGCCTTCACGATCCTGCTCGTGAAACAGTTCTTCGAAGACATCCCGCGCGATCTGTTCGAAGCCGCACAGCTGGACGGCGCGGGGTGGTTCACGATCTTCTGGCGGATCGTGCTGCCGATGTCGCGGCCGATCCTCGCCGTGGTCTCGCTGCTGTCGATCATGACGGCGTGGAAAGAGTTCCTCTGGCCACTGATCGTGCTGACCGATCCCGAGACGCAGCCCCTCGCCGTCGCCCTCCCGCGTCTCGCGCAGGCGACCGACCCGGCGTATCTCATCGCGGGCCTGCTCATCGCGAGCATCCCCCCCATCCTCATCTTCCTGATCTTCCAGCGTTCCATCGTCACGGGGATCGGCTTCACCGGGCTGAAAGGCTGA
- a CDS encoding sugar ABC transporter permease gives MTVTTDRPRGTTPVRAAQAARPGPPRRRSLTRRRSAIAGLVFLLPTFIVFGYFAWWPIVQSAALAFQQTDLVTAPEWVGWDNFEVLFSDPLLPRAAVNTLWFTVLSLAIGLPVPLVCAVLISELRRGGTLARVLAYLPVVIPPVVSVLLWKVFFNPGESGVVNSLLGLVGVDPQPWLQSPATAMPSLVIVATWSGAGTAILIYLAALTGVSTELYEAAELDGASVWQRIVHITLPQMRGVILVLLLLQIIGAIQVFTEPYVMTDGGPANATVTILLMIYRYAFLFGNYGVATALSLLLAVVLIIVSAVYLRLTRSWSTR, from the coding sequence ATGACCGTCACCACCGACCGCCCGCGCGGCACGACGCCCGTTCGTGCCGCGCAGGCGGCTCGCCCCGGCCCGCCGCGTCGGCGCTCGCTGACGCGGCGGCGGTCGGCGATCGCGGGCCTGGTCTTCCTGCTCCCCACGTTCATCGTCTTCGGCTACTTCGCGTGGTGGCCCATCGTCCAGAGCGCGGCCCTCGCCTTCCAGCAGACCGACCTGGTCACCGCGCCCGAGTGGGTCGGGTGGGACAACTTCGAGGTGCTCTTCTCGGATCCGCTCCTGCCCCGCGCCGCGGTGAACACCCTGTGGTTCACCGTCCTCTCCCTGGCGATCGGCCTCCCCGTTCCGCTGGTGTGCGCGGTGCTCATCTCCGAGCTGCGCCGCGGCGGCACCCTCGCGCGAGTGCTCGCCTACCTGCCCGTCGTGATCCCCCCGGTGGTCTCGGTCCTGCTCTGGAAGGTCTTCTTCAATCCGGGCGAGTCGGGGGTCGTCAACAGCCTCCTCGGCCTCGTCGGCGTCGATCCCCAGCCCTGGCTGCAATCCCCCGCCACCGCGATGCCGAGCCTCGTGATCGTGGCGACCTGGTCGGGCGCAGGCACCGCGATCCTCATCTACCTCGCCGCTCTGACGGGAGTGAGCACCGAGCTCTACGAGGCCGCCGAACTGGACGGGGCGTCGGTGTGGCAGCGCATCGTTCACATCACGCTTCCGCAGATGCGCGGAGTGATCCTCGTGCTCCTCCTGCTGCAGATCATCGGGGCCATCCAGGTCTTCACCGAGCCGTACGTGATGACCGACGGAGGACCGGCCAACGCCACCGTGACGATCCTCCTGATGATCTACCGCTACGCCTTCCTCTTCGGCAACTACGGCGTCGCCACGGCGCTCAGCCTGCTTCTCGCGGTCGTCCTCATCATCGTCTCCGCGGTCTACCTGCGGCTCACCCGTTCCTGGAGCACCCGATGA
- a CDS encoding sugar ABC transporter substrate-binding protein, protein MQQRTRRVIAAAVVVPALAVMAGCSGGNGASDADSGDGKVTITVMGKPAATNTAAVQLFERQVSEFEAANPNITIEASDVPWDAKTFATRLAGGSAPTLLRVPLTEPPALIERGQVADIASVASKLDSFSDLNPRVMQFLEQGDAVYGIPEKSYAFGLVYNRDLFQQAGLDPDAPPQTWDEVRTAAKKISDATGKTGFGEISTNNSGGWHLTGYDYTYGGKMIDQAADGTWTAAFNDDASREVLQMWKDMRWKDDSLGDNVLGKQEDLVAEFTAGNVGMWVTAPPDVYPNYIAAGGKPEAFGAGPMPQGGANATLAGATVLMVNATATEAEKEAAVKWIDWRALRPNYDLEVAAETAKASAADGLPVGVPVAPIFSAEAYAAYRDAIADYVNVPVENFAPYTASLDELEYVPEPAVASQEIYAALDPVVQSVLTDENADIDALLDDAEQRVNQILAQHKS, encoded by the coding sequence ATGCAACAGCGCACACGCCGCGTCATCGCAGCCGCCGTCGTCGTGCCCGCCCTGGCGGTCATGGCCGGTTGCAGCGGAGGCAATGGAGCCAGCGACGCCGACAGCGGAGACGGAAAAGTCACGATCACCGTCATGGGCAAGCCCGCGGCCACCAACACGGCCGCCGTCCAGCTCTTCGAACGCCAGGTGTCGGAGTTCGAAGCGGCGAACCCGAACATCACCATCGAGGCATCCGATGTCCCGTGGGATGCCAAGACCTTCGCCACCCGCCTCGCCGGCGGCAGCGCCCCGACACTTCTTCGGGTTCCGCTGACCGAACCGCCCGCCCTCATCGAACGCGGCCAGGTCGCCGACATCGCCTCGGTCGCCTCGAAGCTGGACAGCTTCTCGGACCTCAATCCGCGCGTCATGCAGTTCCTCGAGCAGGGCGACGCCGTCTACGGCATCCCCGAGAAGAGCTATGCCTTCGGCCTCGTCTACAACCGCGACCTCTTCCAGCAGGCAGGTCTCGACCCCGACGCTCCCCCGCAGACGTGGGACGAGGTCCGGACCGCGGCGAAGAAGATCTCCGACGCCACGGGCAAGACCGGCTTCGGGGAGATCTCGACGAACAACAGCGGCGGGTGGCACCTCACCGGCTACGACTACACCTACGGCGGGAAGATGATCGACCAGGCCGCCGACGGCACCTGGACCGCGGCGTTCAACGACGACGCCTCCCGCGAGGTGCTGCAGATGTGGAAGGACATGCGCTGGAAGGACGACTCGCTCGGCGACAACGTCCTCGGCAAGCAGGAGGACCTCGTGGCGGAGTTCACCGCCGGGAACGTCGGCATGTGGGTGACTGCCCCGCCGGACGTGTACCCCAACTACATCGCGGCGGGGGGCAAGCCCGAGGCGTTCGGTGCGGGCCCCATGCCCCAGGGCGGCGCGAACGCGACGCTGGCGGGCGCCACGGTCCTCATGGTGAACGCCACCGCGACCGAAGCCGAGAAGGAGGCCGCGGTTAAGTGGATCGACTGGCGCGCTCTCCGGCCCAACTACGACCTCGAGGTCGCCGCCGAGACCGCGAAGGCCTCGGCCGCCGACGGCCTGCCGGTCGGCGTCCCCGTCGCTCCGATCTTCAGCGCCGAAGCCTACGCCGCGTACCGCGACGCCATCGCCGACTACGTCAACGTGCCGGTGGAGAACTTCGCCCCGTACACCGCGTCGCTCGACGAGCTCGAGTACGTCCCCGAGCCGGCTGTCGCCTCACAGGAGATCTACGCGGCCCTCGATCCGGTCGTCCAGTCGGTGTTGACGGATGAGAACGCCGACATCGATGCGCTGCTCGACGACGCGGAGCAGCGGGTCAACCAGATCCTGGCCCAGCACAAGTCATGA
- a CDS encoding hydroxyacid dehydrogenase, with translation MADSVDGDTPGERPHALLVMAPRTYDDLFDEARWARLRSLVTLGDPVRVDVFDRRALERLAQVEYLVTGWGAPRLGPEVLRAAPRLRGILHTGGSVKNLISEDVWDRGIVVTSAAEANAIPVAEFTIAMILLEAKRVPAYIAGYASTRDVAGDWRDGIPPSATFGGVVGIVGFSRVGRRVAALLAPFGFEVLVADPYAAAEEVQAAGGTLVELDALMARSDIVSIHAPELPSTRHLLDARRIASMRPDAVLINTARGSLIDTEALLERCRSGLLRAVLDVTDPEPLPPDSPLFGAPGVVLTPHIAGAMHAETLRLTDSALDGLQTLVRGDAPANRVDRSLLGLSA, from the coding sequence ATGGCTGACTCCGTCGACGGCGACACCCCGGGAGAGCGCCCGCACGCGCTCCTCGTCATGGCCCCCCGCACCTACGACGACCTGTTCGACGAGGCCCGGTGGGCGCGTCTGCGATCGCTCGTGACCCTCGGCGACCCGGTACGCGTCGACGTCTTCGACCGCCGTGCGCTCGAACGGCTCGCGCAGGTGGAGTATCTGGTCACCGGGTGGGGGGCTCCCCGCCTCGGGCCGGAAGTCCTCCGCGCGGCTCCGCGCCTCCGCGGCATCCTGCACACCGGTGGTTCGGTGAAAAACCTCATCTCGGAGGACGTCTGGGACCGGGGCATCGTCGTGACGAGCGCGGCGGAAGCCAACGCGATCCCCGTCGCGGAGTTCACGATCGCGATGATCCTGCTGGAGGCCAAGCGCGTGCCCGCCTACATCGCGGGATACGCCTCGACGCGCGACGTCGCCGGGGACTGGCGCGACGGGATCCCCCCGTCGGCGACCTTCGGCGGCGTCGTCGGCATCGTCGGCTTCTCGCGCGTCGGACGACGCGTCGCGGCGCTCCTCGCCCCTTTCGGCTTCGAGGTCCTCGTGGCCGACCCATACGCCGCGGCGGAGGAGGTGCAGGCGGCGGGCGGGACTCTGGTGGAACTCGACGCCCTGATGGCACGGAGCGACATCGTGTCGATACACGCCCCGGAGCTCCCGTCCACCCGGCACCTGCTGGACGCGCGCCGGATCGCCTCCATGCGCCCGGACGCGGTGCTGATCAACACTGCCCGCGGATCGCTCATCGACACCGAGGCCCTGCTCGAGCGCTGCCGGAGCGGACTGCTGCGCGCGGTCCTGGATGTGACGGACCCTGAGCCGCTCCCGCCTGACTCTCCGCTCTTCGGGGCACCGGGGGTGGTGCTGACGCCGCACATCGCCGGGGCGATGCACGCCGAGACCCTGCGGCTCACCGACTCCGCCCTGGACGGCCTGCAGACCCTCGTCCGGGGCGACGCGCCGGCGAACAGGGTCGATCGATCCCTGCTCGGGCTCTCGGCCTGA
- a CDS encoding glycoside hydrolase family 9 protein has product MIRRRTTLWIGGATAVALAAGGVITATPALAATVKQVAVSQAGYSASGLKVGSVVVDGDLAPAASCRILLGTTVVVPACTLTDAGRVWGDHVYTVDFSGLATLGEDYVLEVDGTASPPFAIRDNVWAGYLDEMTAFYRLQRSGVATADVYPDGYSSIAPSAKIFHGPGHLDDAASEDGTVHYDLTGGWYDAGDYGIYGGNQWVGGNIAISYLRYGDTPAVAFDNDANGVPDLVDEARFGSEYLLRMWDAFGGAFWDVKGSGGFQHPDKHTDGIVGTKDDRRISGYGVGGSAKAAGTLAATARAVDKALADGAIPSADVAEWQAFSAQARAGAEGFYAYADTHRTDPLGGYSTTRGGIDNSLLFAEVELHLLTGDTSYRDAAESTIAATDFTILSNTNYWDLAPLSMAELYPVATPTAQGQIHAYLEKQLDYFLSSTDDTPYGVVNQFKNFGVNEPHVSYVADALRYYELFGDERALRAVQRGLYWVFGNNPWGTSWVSGVGEKSVKFLHTRLDEEAQNQAGTGVVVPGALVSGPNARDPLDVRSASPWYVDRPVWQDSGQQWRYNEYSVSIEAGLFSALFGLTAVGDAPWSAGAAPAALNVTSPQIGDEVTGDVTVFAESDLGAPALGPNWSPMTVAGGVATGVVNVDSAAPFTNARVDVRGTQTDGSQVYSSTHYTVAPPLPTPQSPLLYDGFGKDGLFGVQGYTWANWYNNHAGVGSVTNTTIDGRTVGRFFQNPATAASQAKFQPWHHAADASGYRYLSVTMRSPSPNLRLRIEVSDADSNHRVTGNAPIAVSNTWNTYSFDLAAFPGLDRSQAKIVFWLQQTADTDGELFVDDVSFTNQATGTAPTLTAISHTVGPLTTDDDVTVQATYTDAEGQAPHKVQLVLDGVVHDMAPVDPSDTVVTDGAVYAVTGKWVKGVHSYSVRTTDTTSAVVTSATTTEVVVE; this is encoded by the coding sequence ATGATTCGACGACGAACGACCCTCTGGATCGGCGGTGCGACCGCCGTCGCCCTCGCCGCGGGAGGGGTGATCACCGCGACACCGGCGCTCGCGGCGACCGTGAAACAGGTGGCAGTGAGTCAGGCCGGCTACAGCGCCTCGGGTCTCAAGGTGGGGTCCGTCGTCGTGGACGGCGACCTCGCCCCCGCGGCGTCCTGTCGCATCCTCCTGGGGACGACGGTCGTGGTGCCCGCGTGCACGCTCACGGACGCCGGAAGAGTGTGGGGCGACCACGTGTACACGGTGGACTTCTCCGGTCTCGCGACCCTCGGCGAGGACTACGTGCTCGAGGTCGATGGAACCGCCTCGCCCCCTTTCGCGATCCGCGACAACGTCTGGGCGGGCTACCTCGACGAGATGACGGCGTTCTACCGCCTGCAGCGCTCGGGCGTCGCCACCGCCGACGTCTACCCGGACGGCTACAGCAGCATCGCGCCGTCGGCCAAGATCTTCCACGGCCCGGGCCACCTCGACGACGCCGCATCCGAGGACGGCACCGTCCACTACGACCTCACGGGTGGGTGGTACGACGCCGGCGACTACGGCATCTACGGCGGCAACCAGTGGGTCGGGGGCAACATCGCCATCAGCTACCTCCGCTACGGCGACACCCCGGCGGTGGCCTTCGACAACGACGCCAACGGCGTGCCCGATCTCGTCGACGAGGCACGGTTCGGCAGCGAATACCTCCTGCGGATGTGGGATGCCTTCGGCGGCGCGTTCTGGGACGTCAAAGGCAGCGGGGGCTTCCAGCATCCCGACAAGCACACGGACGGCATCGTCGGCACGAAGGACGACCGACGGATCTCCGGCTACGGGGTCGGCGGCTCCGCGAAGGCCGCCGGCACCCTCGCCGCGACGGCCCGCGCGGTGGACAAAGCCCTCGCCGACGGCGCGATCCCGTCCGCCGACGTCGCCGAGTGGCAGGCGTTCTCGGCGCAGGCCCGCGCGGGAGCGGAAGGCTTCTACGCCTACGCCGACACGCATCGGACGGATCCCCTCGGCGGGTACTCGACGACTCGCGGAGGAATCGACAACTCCCTGCTGTTCGCCGAGGTCGAGCTGCACCTGCTGACCGGCGACACCTCGTATCGGGATGCCGCCGAGAGCACCATCGCGGCCACGGACTTCACCATCCTGTCGAACACGAACTACTGGGACCTCGCGCCCCTCTCGATGGCGGAGCTCTACCCCGTGGCGACACCGACGGCCCAGGGGCAGATCCACGCGTACCTCGAGAAGCAACTGGACTACTTCCTGTCCAGCACCGACGACACGCCCTACGGCGTCGTCAACCAGTTCAAGAACTTCGGGGTCAACGAACCGCACGTCTCCTACGTGGCCGACGCCCTGCGCTACTACGAGCTGTTCGGCGACGAGCGTGCCCTCCGCGCCGTCCAGCGCGGACTGTATTGGGTGTTCGGAAACAACCCCTGGGGCACGAGCTGGGTGTCCGGCGTGGGCGAGAAGAGCGTGAAATTCCTGCACACCCGCCTCGACGAGGAGGCCCAGAATCAAGCGGGCACGGGAGTCGTCGTGCCGGGTGCGCTGGTCAGCGGCCCGAACGCCCGAGACCCGCTCGACGTCCGCAGCGCCAGCCCGTGGTACGTCGACCGCCCGGTGTGGCAGGACAGCGGGCAGCAGTGGCGGTACAACGAGTACAGCGTCAGCATCGAGGCGGGACTCTTCTCGGCGCTGTTCGGCCTCACCGCCGTCGGGGATGCGCCCTGGTCCGCGGGGGCCGCGCCGGCTGCGCTGAACGTCACCTCTCCCCAAATCGGCGACGAGGTCACGGGAGACGTCACCGTCTTCGCCGAGAGCGATCTCGGCGCTCCCGCACTCGGACCGAACTGGTCGCCCATGACCGTGGCGGGCGGGGTCGCGACGGGCGTCGTCAACGTCGACAGCGCCGCCCCGTTCACGAACGCGCGGGTGGACGTCCGCGGCACGCAGACCGACGGGTCGCAGGTGTACTCGTCGACGCACTACACCGTGGCCCCTCCCTTGCCGACGCCGCAGAGTCCGTTGCTGTACGACGGGTTCGGCAAGGACGGCCTGTTCGGCGTCCAGGGCTACACGTGGGCGAACTGGTACAACAACCACGCCGGCGTGGGCTCGGTGACCAACACGACGATCGACGGGCGAACGGTCGGGAGGTTCTTCCAGAACCCCGCAACAGCGGCATCCCAGGCGAAGTTCCAGCCGTGGCACCACGCCGCGGACGCCAGCGGCTACCGCTATCTGAGCGTCACGATGCGCTCGCCCTCGCCCAATCTGCGCTTGCGCATCGAGGTCTCCGACGCGGACTCGAACCACCGCGTCACGGGGAACGCGCCCATCGCGGTGTCGAACACGTGGAACACGTACTCGTTCGACCTCGCGGCATTCCCCGGCCTCGATCGCTCGCAGGCGAAGATCGTCTTCTGGCTGCAGCAGACTGCGGACACCGACGGCGAGTTGTTCGTCGACGACGTGAGCTTCACCAACCAGGCGACGGGCACGGCCCCGACCCTCACGGCGATCTCGCACACCGTCGGACCGCTCACCACCGATGACGACGTGACCGTGCAGGCGACGTACACGGATGCCGAGGGACAGGCGCCGCACAAGGTCCAGCTCGTGCTGGACGGGGTGGTGCACGACATGGCGCCGGTGGATCCGTCCGACACGGTCGTGACCGACGGCGCCGTCTACGCCGTCACCGGGAAGTGGGTGAAAGGAGTGCACAGCTACTCCGTCCGCACCACCGACACCACGTCGGCCGTGGTGACCTCCGCGACGACGACGGAGGTCGTCGTCGAGTGA
- a CDS encoding substrate-binding domain-containing protein produces MLAAERRARILSRAQQDGAVSITSLVSDLGVSHVTVRRDLDSLVAEQVLDKVRGGAVLRSGPEAGPDLTFTGTIGVVVPTSYYYRYVVEGVNDVLSSGGDMRLAISEYDLDEEYRLIDELVASGVSGLLWVPTVSERQAPPGFLEKLEQLSVPVVFVERELPGGGLGMVSSVRTAHERGALSAVRHLTSLGHRRILMVSRGSSQSSEFVRLGWRDALERLGIAEGSGILGPEELGAGPRWERGGADVVMNAVQSTGATALFCHGDENSLFGLLQNARARGITVPQQLSIVAYDDDVSAHADPPIAAIAPDRRRVGALAARMLIDLISEPSAEPPLQLHVEPRLILRGSTAAPA; encoded by the coding sequence ATGCTCGCTGCGGAACGACGTGCGCGGATTCTGAGTCGCGCGCAACAGGACGGAGCGGTCAGCATCACCTCGCTCGTCAGTGATCTGGGTGTCTCGCACGTCACTGTGCGCCGCGATCTGGACTCGCTGGTCGCCGAACAGGTGCTCGACAAGGTCCGCGGTGGTGCGGTGCTCCGCTCCGGACCGGAAGCGGGTCCCGATCTCACGTTCACGGGCACCATCGGTGTGGTCGTGCCGACGTCGTACTACTACCGCTACGTCGTCGAGGGTGTCAACGACGTCCTCTCGTCGGGCGGAGACATGCGGCTCGCGATCTCCGAGTACGACCTCGACGAGGAGTACCGCCTCATCGACGAGCTCGTGGCGAGCGGTGTCTCGGGACTGCTGTGGGTCCCGACGGTGTCGGAGCGGCAGGCTCCTCCCGGGTTCCTCGAGAAGCTCGAGCAGCTGAGCGTTCCTGTGGTCTTCGTCGAACGGGAGCTTCCGGGTGGGGGACTGGGAATGGTGTCGTCGGTGCGCACCGCGCACGAGCGCGGCGCCCTGTCCGCCGTGCGCCACCTCACGTCCCTCGGCCATCGCCGCATCCTCATGGTCAGTCGTGGCAGCTCGCAGAGCTCGGAGTTCGTCCGTCTCGGCTGGCGCGATGCGCTCGAACGGCTCGGGATCGCAGAGGGGAGCGGCATCCTCGGACCTGAGGAGCTGGGTGCCGGCCCTCGCTGGGAGCGGGGCGGTGCGGATGTCGTCATGAATGCCGTGCAGAGCACCGGTGCCACGGCTCTGTTCTGCCACGGCGATGAGAACTCGCTCTTCGGGCTCCTGCAGAACGCGAGGGCTCGGGGCATCACCGTGCCGCAGCAGCTGTCGATCGTCGCGTACGACGACGATGTCTCCGCTCATGCGGACCCGCCGATCGCCGCGATCGCTCCGGATCGCCGCCGAGTGGGGGCACTGGCGGCTCGGATGCTCATCGACCTGATCTCCGAGCCCAGCGCCGAGCCGCCGCTGCAGCTCCACGTCGAGCCGAGGCTCATCCTGCGCGGCTCCACGGCGGCGCCCGCGTGA
- a CDS encoding ThuA domain-containing protein: MSDVVLFSGGEEYVDPWHPFLETSAVVADVLRERGFTVRTVTRVDALAQHLASSDLLVVNAGGGPQAHPRDAQLQTVIAGHRGGVLALHVAATLLPAGDFWEKRLGGRWVRGRTMHPARGSMRLTRAEGVERPGLPAVIDTVDEAYSWLRVSPEAGVLYRQGHDGEPHAVVWTYEREGARAAYSALGHDVEAYASPAVRALVAHLAGWASGGGGLRDHDERTARRTVVAPAE, from the coding sequence GTGAGCGATGTCGTGCTCTTCTCCGGGGGAGAGGAGTACGTCGACCCCTGGCATCCGTTCCTCGAGACGAGCGCGGTCGTCGCCGATGTGCTGCGCGAGCGGGGGTTCACGGTGCGGACGGTCACGCGCGTCGACGCCCTCGCGCAGCATCTCGCCTCTTCCGATCTGCTGGTCGTCAATGCCGGTGGCGGCCCGCAGGCGCACCCGCGCGATGCGCAGCTGCAGACGGTGATCGCCGGGCACCGTGGCGGTGTGCTCGCCCTGCATGTGGCGGCCACGCTTCTGCCCGCGGGCGACTTCTGGGAAAAACGACTGGGCGGGCGCTGGGTCCGCGGCCGCACGATGCATCCGGCCCGTGGATCGATGCGGCTGACGCGGGCGGAGGGTGTCGAGCGTCCGGGTCTTCCCGCCGTCATCGACACCGTCGACGAGGCGTACTCGTGGCTGCGGGTCTCGCCGGAGGCGGGCGTGCTGTACCGCCAGGGCCATGACGGCGAGCCGCACGCGGTGGTGTGGACGTACGAGCGGGAAGGGGCGAGGGCTGCCTACTCCGCTCTCGGTCACGACGTGGAGGCGTACGCGAGCCCCGCCGTTCGCGCGCTGGTCGCTCACCTCGCCGGGTGGGCGAGCGGCGGGGGCGGCCTCCGCGACCACGACGAACGCACGGCGCGTCGGACGGTCGTCGCCCCCGCCGAGTGA